One genomic window of Methyloceanibacter sp. wino2 includes the following:
- a CDS encoding acyl CoA:acetate/3-ketoacid CoA transferase, producing MTDKTIKADEAIALIHDNDVVTTTGFVQSCIPEALHAALEARFVETGGPRDLTLIMCAGAGDSKGLGTGRLHHEGLLKRVIAANFGRMPKVAEAAQQNKICGYNLPQGVISQLYRACAAGQPGLFSKVGLHTYVDPRIDGGKVNDVTEEDIVKLVEVEGEEWLFYKATKIDVAFIRATSADPSGNLSMEKEALTLDSLAQAMAAYNNGGLVIAQVERIVEQGSLKPKDVKVPGILVDCVVVADPPEMHRMNYGVIYDPALSGEIRVPVEGMPKMPLDARKVIARRAAFELPPNGVVNLGVGAPDGVASIANEEKVTPYITLTTEAGAVGGVLAGGSSFGSSANAHSIIDQNTMFDFYDGGGLDLTCLGMAECDAQGNVNTSRFGGRLNGCGGFINISQNSRAVVFAGTFTAGGLQVEIANGTLKIVQEGRAKKFVNQVEQITFSGHFAQQRSQPVIYVTERCVFQLTPDGLELIEVAPGIDIDQDILPHMEFEPVIVNPICMERRIFFEEPMELLSDLMNLKLWERVSYDEDRNILFLNLEGWSVRKKSDIDDLQKVLCDACEKAGKRVNAVVNHDGSRIAEDLYDDYAAMIEHMMEHHYASTTRYTTSAFMRLKMQEALSKRGLAPHVFEKASEAHEALGLEDSANAGKKPTVNHLAEASMGK from the coding sequence ATGACAGACAAGACCATAAAGGCTGACGAAGCCATCGCGCTGATCCATGACAACGATGTCGTCACGACGACCGGTTTTGTTCAAAGCTGCATTCCGGAGGCGCTTCATGCAGCGCTTGAGGCCCGCTTTGTCGAGACCGGCGGGCCCCGTGACCTTACGCTGATCATGTGCGCCGGCGCTGGCGACAGTAAGGGCCTAGGGACCGGGCGCCTGCACCATGAGGGTCTTCTGAAACGCGTGATCGCCGCCAATTTCGGTCGGATGCCCAAAGTCGCCGAGGCCGCCCAGCAGAACAAGATCTGCGGCTACAACCTGCCCCAAGGCGTGATCTCCCAGCTCTACCGGGCCTGCGCCGCCGGCCAGCCCGGCCTCTTCTCCAAGGTCGGCCTCCACACCTATGTCGACCCGCGGATCGACGGCGGCAAGGTCAACGACGTGACGGAGGAAGACATCGTCAAGCTCGTCGAGGTCGAAGGCGAGGAGTGGCTCTTCTACAAGGCGACGAAGATCGACGTGGCCTTCATCCGCGCGACCAGCGCCGATCCGTCAGGCAACCTCAGCATGGAGAAGGAAGCGCTGACGCTCGACAGCCTGGCCCAGGCCATGGCCGCCTACAACAATGGCGGCCTCGTCATCGCCCAGGTCGAGCGCATCGTCGAGCAGGGGTCGCTCAAACCGAAAGACGTGAAGGTCCCCGGCATTCTGGTGGACTGCGTCGTGGTGGCCGACCCGCCGGAAATGCACCGCATGAATTATGGCGTGATCTACGATCCGGCGCTGTCCGGCGAAATCCGGGTGCCCGTGGAAGGCATGCCGAAAATGCCGCTCGACGCCCGCAAGGTGATCGCGCGCCGCGCTGCGTTCGAGTTGCCGCCGAACGGCGTCGTGAATCTCGGCGTCGGCGCGCCCGACGGCGTGGCCTCGATCGCCAACGAAGAGAAGGTGACGCCCTACATCACCCTCACCACAGAAGCCGGCGCCGTCGGCGGTGTGCTGGCGGGTGGGTCGAGCTTCGGCTCATCGGCCAACGCCCACTCGATCATCGACCAGAACACCATGTTCGATTTCTACGATGGCGGCGGGCTCGATCTCACCTGCCTCGGCATGGCTGAGTGCGATGCGCAAGGCAACGTCAACACCAGCCGTTTCGGCGGGCGCCTGAACGGCTGCGGCGGCTTCATCAATATCTCGCAGAACTCCCGCGCCGTCGTATTCGCCGGGACATTCACCGCCGGCGGCCTGCAAGTCGAGATCGCCAACGGCACGCTCAAGATCGTTCAAGAGGGCCGGGCCAAGAAGTTCGTCAATCAAGTCGAGCAGATTACGTTCAGCGGGCACTTTGCCCAGCAACGCTCTCAGCCGGTGATCTACGTCACCGAGCGCTGCGTTTTCCAGCTGACGCCGGACGGCCTCGAGCTGATCGAAGTCGCACCGGGTATCGACATCGATCAGGACATTCTCCCGCACATGGAGTTCGAGCCGGTCATCGTCAATCCGATCTGCATGGAGCGGCGCATCTTCTTCGAAGAGCCGATGGAGCTCTTGTCCGACCTGATGAATCTCAAGCTGTGGGAGCGCGTCAGCTACGACGAGGACCGGAACATCCTGTTCCTGAACCTCGAAGGCTGGAGCGTCCGCAAGAAGAGCGACATCGACGACCTTCAAAAGGTCCTATGCGATGCCTGCGAGAAAGCCGGCAAGCGGGTCAACGCCGTCGTCAATCACGATGGCAGCCGGATCGCGGAGGATCTCTACGACGACTACGCCGCGATGATCGAGCACATGATGGAGCATCACTACGCGTCAACGACCCGGTACACGACCAGCGCCTTCATGCGCCTCAAGATGCAGGAAGCGCTGAGCAAGCGCGGGCTCGCACCGCATGTCTTCGAGAAGGCGTCCGAAGCCCACGAAGCTCTCGGGCTCGAGGACAGCGCCAACGCCGGCAAGAAACCGACGGTGAATCACCTCGCGGAAGCGTCAATGGGCAAGTAG
- a CDS encoding class III extradiol ring-cleavage dioxygenase → MHEVGSDRPLCLQEAEMHARLPTYFISHGGGPWPWVPDMRAMFANLERSLKDMAAELGDRPKAILVISGHWESDDVAIMASPAPPMVYDYFGFPPETYDVLYPAPGAPALARKALDLLTAAGITAHLDESQGFDHGTFAPLAIMYPNADVPIFQISLLKSYDPAAHLAVGRALSALRDEGVVIVGSGLSYHNLKLFGPGAKVPSEAFDAWLGEALARSPEERIAAVLDWEHAPYARVCHKKEDHLLPLFVALGAAEDDPATRIYHDENLMGGVTASSYRFG, encoded by the coding sequence GTGCACGAGGTCGGCTCTGACCGGCCGCTCTGTCTGCAGGAAGCCGAAATGCACGCAAGACTCCCCACCTATTTCATCTCGCATGGGGGCGGCCCGTGGCCATGGGTGCCCGATATGCGGGCGATGTTTGCGAACCTGGAACGTTCGCTCAAGGACATGGCTGCGGAGCTTGGCGACCGGCCGAAGGCGATCTTGGTAATCTCAGGCCATTGGGAGTCGGACGATGTCGCCATCATGGCCTCGCCTGCACCGCCGATGGTGTATGACTATTTCGGCTTTCCACCAGAGACCTATGACGTCCTCTATCCGGCCCCGGGCGCCCCGGCGCTGGCCCGAAAGGCGCTGGATCTCCTCACCGCTGCGGGGATCACTGCGCATCTGGATGAAAGCCAAGGCTTCGATCACGGAACGTTTGCACCCCTAGCGATCATGTATCCGAACGCGGATGTGCCGATCTTTCAGATTTCCCTGCTGAAGTCTTATGATCCGGCTGCTCATCTCGCCGTTGGCCGGGCGCTCTCTGCTTTGCGGGACGAGGGCGTGGTGATCGTCGGCTCCGGCCTGAGCTACCACAACCTGAAACTATTCGGCCCCGGCGCAAAGGTGCCGTCGGAGGCATTTGACGCATGGCTAGGGGAGGCGCTCGCCCGCTCGCCGGAAGAGCGGATTGCTGCAGTGCTCGACTGGGAACATGCGCCCTACGCGCGCGTCTGCCATAAGAAGGAAGACCATTTACTCCCCCTGTTCGTCGCGCTGGGCGCGGCCGAGGACGACCCGGCAACGCGGATCTATCACGATGAAAATCTTATGGGCGGCGTGACGGCGTCCAGCTATCGGTTCGGGTAG
- a CDS encoding succinylglutamate desuccinylase/aspartoacylase family protein gives MRRKPFEIGGRQIPPGSRQTVDLPVSVLSDHTPVTMSVHVVHGREPGPTLFVSAAIHGDEVMGVEIVRRLLRMPSLDTMKGTLLAIPIVNSYGFLNHSRYLPDRRDLNRSFPGDAIGSLAARLAKMFMTEIVKRSDVGIDLHSAAIHRTNLPQVRVSPRKPETMTLAEVFGAPIVMTSKIRDGSLRQAARELDVDILLYEAGEGLRFDEVSARTGVMGILRVMRHLGMVKAKGIAKPQVAPMRSSSSFWLRAPAGGLLRTVKTIGAHVECGDILGLISNPFGEVETEIVAGEPGLLVGRTNLPVVNEGDGLFHVARIRADDDPAATIDLLAGQLEEDPLFDEDEII, from the coding sequence TTGAGGCGAAAACCATTCGAGATCGGCGGCCGTCAGATTCCGCCAGGCTCACGCCAGACCGTTGATCTTCCCGTCAGCGTTCTGTCCGATCACACACCCGTCACCATGTCTGTCCATGTGGTGCACGGCCGCGAACCGGGACCGACCTTGTTCGTGAGCGCTGCGATCCACGGTGACGAGGTCATGGGCGTGGAGATCGTCCGCCGGCTCCTGCGGATGCCGAGCCTCGATACGATGAAAGGGACGCTGCTCGCGATTCCCATCGTCAACAGCTACGGCTTCCTAAATCATTCGCGGTACCTGCCGGATCGGCGTGACCTCAATCGCTCCTTCCCCGGCGACGCGATCGGCTCCCTCGCCGCGCGTCTCGCCAAGATGTTCATGACCGAGATCGTCAAGCGGTCCGATGTGGGCATCGACCTGCACTCGGCGGCGATCCACCGCACCAACCTGCCGCAGGTCCGCGTGTCGCCACGCAAACCGGAAACGATGACGCTTGCCGAAGTCTTCGGCGCGCCGATCGTGATGACATCCAAGATTCGCGACGGGTCCCTGCGTCAGGCCGCCCGTGAGCTGGACGTCGACATTTTGCTCTACGAAGCCGGCGAAGGCTTGCGCTTCGATGAGGTCTCCGCACGCACGGGCGTGATGGGCATCCTGCGGGTCATGCGTCATCTCGGGATGGTCAAGGCCAAGGGGATTGCAAAGCCTCAGGTCGCGCCGATGCGGTCCTCGTCGAGTTTCTGGCTTCGCGCGCCGGCCGGAGGACTGTTGCGTACCGTCAAGACGATCGGCGCCCACGTGGAGTGCGGCGACATCCTCGGACTGATCTCCAATCCGTTCGGCGAAGTCGAGACCGAGATCGTTGCGGGCGAGCCGGGCCTACTGGTCGGCCGCACCAATCTGCCCGTGGTCAACGAAGGCGACGGGCTATTTCACGTCGCCAGAATTCGCGCCGACGACGACCCGGCAGCAACGATCGACCTGCTGGCGGGTCAGCTGGAAGAAGACCCGCTGTTCGACGAAGACGAGATCATCTGA
- the rimK gene encoding 30S ribosomal protein S6--L-glutamate ligase, which yields MKIAMLARNAELYSHRRLKEAAEQRGHELDIINTLRCYMNIASRRPEIYYNGEKLPHYDAVIPRIGASVTFYGLAVLRQFEMMGVYPLNESVAIGRSRDKLRSMQILARDGIGLPVTTFAHDPKQTEEVVRLAGGAPLVVKLLEGTQGIGVVLADTDRSAKSVIEAFRGANVNILVQEFIKEAGGSDIRVLVIGGKVVAAMKRTGAEGEFRSNLHRGGSAQTVKISPEERSTAVRAAKALGLNVCGVDMLRANHGAVIMEVNSSPGLEGVEKATGIDIAGRMIEFLEKEAKPGKTRTRGKG from the coding sequence ATGAAGATCGCAATGTTGGCCCGCAACGCGGAACTTTATTCGCATCGGCGCTTGAAGGAAGCAGCAGAGCAACGCGGCCACGAGCTGGATATCATCAACACGTTGCGCTGCTACATGAACATCGCCTCGCGCCGCCCGGAGATCTACTACAACGGCGAGAAGCTACCCCACTACGATGCTGTCATCCCGCGCATCGGTGCGTCGGTGACCTTCTATGGCTTGGCCGTTCTGCGCCAGTTCGAGATGATGGGTGTCTATCCCCTCAACGAGTCGGTCGCTATCGGCCGCTCGCGCGATAAGCTCCGTTCGATGCAGATTTTGGCGCGCGATGGAATCGGTTTGCCGGTGACGACCTTCGCTCACGACCCAAAGCAGACCGAGGAAGTCGTCAGGCTGGCCGGCGGCGCGCCGCTGGTCGTCAAGCTTCTCGAAGGCACGCAGGGCATCGGCGTGGTCCTCGCGGACACGGATCGGTCCGCCAAGTCCGTCATCGAGGCCTTCCGCGGCGCCAATGTGAACATTCTGGTGCAGGAGTTCATCAAGGAGGCAGGTGGCAGCGACATCCGCGTTCTTGTTATTGGCGGAAAGGTAGTCGCCGCCATGAAGCGCACCGGTGCGGAGGGTGAGTTCCGGTCCAACCTCCACCGGGGCGGCTCCGCTCAGACGGTCAAGATTTCACCGGAGGAGCGGTCGACCGCGGTCCGCGCGGCAAAAGCGCTCGGGTTGAATGTCTGCGGTGTCGACATGCTGCGCGCCAACCACGGCGCCGTTATCATGGAGGTAAATTCCTCCCCAGGGCTGGAGGGCGTCGAGAAGGCCACAGGCATCGATATCGCCGGGAGGATGATCGAGTTCCTCGAGAAAGAAGCGAAACCAGGCAAGACACGGACACGCGGCAAAGGTTGA
- a CDS encoding RimK/LysX family protein, with protein MKKRVTRSKRLEGREIGWREHVALPELGIASMRAKIDTGARTSALNTDHMERFERNGQHWISFTLPAAGRRSKVRYEAQLEDVRNIKNTGGVPETRPIIKTTMVLGKRAWVIEISLADRENMKFDMIVGRTALRTQRLIVNSGRSYLAGDPIGPAPLELHET; from the coding sequence ATGAAGAAACGCGTCACTCGTTCGAAGCGTCTCGAAGGCCGTGAGATCGGCTGGCGCGAGCATGTCGCCCTTCCCGAACTCGGGATTGCGTCGATGCGGGCAAAGATCGATACCGGCGCGCGGACCTCGGCCTTGAACACCGACCACATGGAGCGGTTTGAGCGCAATGGGCAGCACTGGATAAGCTTTACGCTCCCGGCGGCCGGCCGTAGATCGAAAGTGCGCTACGAGGCACAGCTTGAGGACGTTCGCAACATCAAGAACACGGGGGGCGTGCCGGAGACTCGCCCCATAATCAAGACGACGATGGTCCTGGGGAAACGCGCCTGGGTGATTGAGATTTCGCTCGCCGATCGCGAGAATATGAAGTTCGACATGATCGTTGGCAGAACAGCGCTGCGCACGCAGCGATTGATCGTCAACTCGGGCCGGTCGTATCTCGCAGGCGACCCCATCGGGCCCGCGCCGCTTGAGTTGCACGAAACGTAG
- a CDS encoding mechanosensitive ion channel domain-containing protein: MPNLGPLQKLLRILTVSGLLLTPLGVPCAAAQDAQVAPPTEAPATETPATEAPATEAPATEAPATEASTAKPGAADAAAIEAEAAEAATTDPDVLAFSEKLDKWRAKIEAAEREIADSSTTDEDLRNIPDELEELRQRIIDRRAKLRPNLEDRRERLAKLGPAPKDDAPRESDEIAEQRMHLEDEVADIDGKLKQADVLFVRAGQVIDQANEARRDRFTDSLFRPVPNLYSSILPTALETLPQQFVRIFAEAEERIAEAWSKGVLVFGLLLIAPIWAGFATNRFTRRLAPSAAEAGQTASLQDRGVAVIKALLRTCLPVWAGLAAFGLIAVSAGLAGPTLDAFLPQALMAIAWATLLASLVRETLVPDGGVQRIVPATDAVAWKVAVLLWALIAVWLLDKLFVLKDFIVFTPYQVSVFRSTLFAALCGLLLLSVLWTIHKGPQIRQAALSGWRGWLFSLAAVLTGAILLAMLLGYESLAHFIGTHAVSTAGVLWIMYLLHLAAESISSVSMISGQAIDDDIEEDEDMGAPSLLTMRIIASLFLDIAILAVGITILLLLWRFDWVEVHSWIKAAFFGFQFGPIRISLQSVLIALGVFALGLALTRFVQRWVTGRVFAGRKSESGLHESVRIGIGYLGFVLAALAGISYLGVDFSNLAIIAGALSVGIGFGLQSIFNNFVSGLILLAERPIKIGDYIRVGDQEGTVKKISVRSTEIETIHRQSVIVPNATLITDPVVNWMHLDKSCRLDLPVGVDYGTDMELLSSTLLDVARSHRAVLKHPPPVVHFAGFGDSSLDFELRVFLRDVRERITTSSALRFAILAALRDANISIPFPQRDVHMRGGAPEDGADEADPPPAK, from the coding sequence GTGCCAAACTTGGGGCCACTGCAGAAACTCTTACGAATACTGACGGTATCCGGTCTCCTCCTGACGCCGCTGGGCGTGCCGTGCGCCGCCGCCCAGGATGCACAAGTCGCGCCCCCTACCGAAGCTCCCGCCACTGAAACACCAGCTACCGAAGCACCCGCCACTGAAGCGCCCGCTACTGAAGCACCCGCTACTGAAGCCAGTACCGCCAAACCGGGGGCCGCAGATGCCGCGGCCATCGAAGCAGAAGCCGCCGAAGCTGCAACTACGGATCCGGATGTTCTGGCCTTCAGCGAGAAGCTCGACAAATGGCGCGCCAAGATCGAGGCAGCGGAACGCGAGATTGCCGATTCCTCGACGACCGACGAGGACCTTCGGAACATCCCGGACGAACTCGAAGAACTGCGCCAGAGGATCATCGACCGCCGCGCGAAACTTCGGCCGAATTTGGAGGACCGGCGGGAGCGGCTGGCGAAGCTCGGCCCCGCGCCTAAAGACGACGCTCCACGGGAAAGCGACGAGATCGCCGAGCAAAGAATGCACCTCGAGGATGAAGTTGCGGACATTGACGGCAAGCTCAAACAAGCGGACGTGCTGTTCGTACGCGCGGGCCAGGTAATCGATCAGGCCAACGAGGCGCGCCGCGATCGCTTCACGGACTCGCTCTTTCGGCCGGTCCCCAACCTGTATTCCTCCATCCTCCCGACGGCTCTCGAAACGCTGCCTCAGCAGTTCGTCCGCATATTCGCAGAGGCCGAGGAGCGGATCGCAGAAGCTTGGAGCAAGGGAGTCCTGGTTTTCGGGCTTCTCTTGATCGCGCCGATATGGGCCGGCTTCGCGACGAACCGCTTCACGCGCCGCCTGGCGCCGAGCGCCGCCGAGGCCGGTCAAACCGCCAGTCTTCAGGACCGGGGCGTCGCTGTGATCAAGGCCTTGCTACGAACCTGCTTACCCGTTTGGGCGGGGCTCGCCGCTTTCGGTCTCATCGCGGTATCGGCAGGACTGGCCGGCCCCACGCTCGACGCCTTCCTGCCGCAAGCGCTGATGGCAATTGCCTGGGCCACGCTCCTCGCATCCCTCGTTCGTGAGACGCTCGTTCCGGACGGCGGCGTTCAAAGAATTGTACCCGCAACCGATGCCGTCGCCTGGAAGGTGGCGGTCTTGCTATGGGCGCTGATTGCCGTCTGGCTGCTCGACAAGTTGTTCGTGTTGAAAGACTTCATCGTTTTCACGCCCTATCAGGTCTCGGTCTTTCGCTCGACCCTGTTCGCCGCGCTGTGCGGGCTCCTTCTCCTCTCGGTTCTCTGGACCATCCACAAAGGGCCGCAGATACGCCAAGCCGCTCTCAGCGGTTGGCGGGGCTGGCTGTTTTCACTCGCTGCCGTTCTCACCGGGGCCATCCTGCTGGCCATGCTGCTCGGCTACGAGTCGCTCGCACACTTCATCGGAACTCATGCCGTTTCGACGGCTGGCGTGCTGTGGATCATGTACCTGTTGCATCTGGCCGCCGAGTCCATCTCGAGCGTCAGCATGATCTCGGGCCAGGCCATCGACGACGACATCGAAGAAGACGAGGACATGGGGGCGCCCTCGCTTCTGACGATGCGGATCATCGCCAGTCTGTTCCTCGATATCGCCATCCTCGCGGTCGGCATCACGATCCTCCTGCTGCTGTGGCGGTTCGACTGGGTCGAGGTTCACAGCTGGATCAAGGCGGCTTTCTTTGGGTTCCAATTTGGCCCAATACGGATCTCGCTTCAGTCCGTGCTGATCGCGCTTGGCGTTTTTGCCTTGGGCCTGGCGCTCACGCGGTTTGTGCAGCGCTGGGTCACGGGCCGTGTTTTCGCCGGGCGAAAAAGCGAGTCCGGCCTGCACGAATCTGTCCGGATCGGCATCGGCTATCTCGGGTTCGTCTTAGCGGCGCTCGCGGGCATATCGTATCTCGGCGTCGACTTCTCGAACCTCGCTATCATCGCCGGCGCGTTGTCGGTCGGCATCGGCTTCGGCCTGCAGAGTATTTTCAACAACTTCGTGTCGGGTCTGATCCTGCTTGCCGAACGGCCGATCAAGATCGGCGACTACATCCGGGTCGGTGACCAGGAAGGAACCGTCAAGAAGATCAGTGTTCGGTCGACAGAGATCGAGACGATCCATCGGCAATCCGTCATCGTTCCGAACGCGACGCTCATCACCGATCCCGTGGTGAATTGGATGCATCTCGACAAGAGCTGCCGCCTCGATCTGCCCGTGGGTGTCGACTACGGCACGGACATGGAACTGCTCAGTTCCACGCTGCTGGACGTGGCGCGGTCGCATCGCGCCGTCCTCAAGCATCCGCCGCCCGTCGTGCACTTTGCCGGCTTTGGCGACAGCTCGCTCGATTTCGAGCTCCGCGTGTTCTTGCGGGACGTCCGCGAGCGGATCACAACGAGCAGCGCCCTGCGCTTCGCGATCCTGGCGGCCTTGCGCGACGCGAACATCAGCATTCCGTTCCCGCAGCGCGACGTCCACATGCGGGGCGGCGCGCCGGAGGATGGGGCGGATGAGGCAGATCCCCCGCCAGCGAAGTAG
- a CDS encoding zinc ribbon domain-containing protein, translating into MAHVCPSCNAPLADDDKFCSECGRELDAFLELPDGSRPVARRPNLYRDAIVFFLLAAISTLVADFIEVNLALRATWDITSTPSLYLVYSLLAMGVFVILYILWGRIFRGAGAHYSGRRLLVQLICLGLGMAVLFYGPITDAIYDLTDPEGPIWVQFDLLNALLAALLYAAYLAFTLRRAD; encoded by the coding sequence ATGGCTCATGTCTGCCCAAGCTGCAATGCGCCCCTCGCCGATGACGACAAATTCTGCAGCGAGTGCGGCAGAGAGCTCGACGCCTTTCTGGAGCTCCCTGACGGTTCGCGCCCGGTGGCGCGCCGGCCGAACCTGTACCGGGACGCCATCGTCTTTTTTCTTCTGGCAGCCATCAGCACGCTCGTAGCGGACTTCATCGAAGTCAATCTGGCCCTGAGAGCGACCTGGGACATCACCTCAACGCCCTCGCTCTACCTCGTCTATTCGTTGCTGGCGATGGGCGTTTTCGTCATCCTCTACATCCTCTGGGGACGCATTTTCCGCGGTGCGGGAGCGCACTATTCCGGGCGCCGGCTGCTCGTGCAATTGATCTGCCTTGGTCTTGGCATGGCGGTCTTGTTCTATGGCCCGATCACAGATGCGATCTACGACTTGACCGACCCGGAGGGACCAATCTGGGTCCAGTTCGACCTTCTGAATGCCTTGCTGGCCGCACTGCTGTATGCGGCCTATCTCGCGTTCACCTTGAGGCGGGCCGACTGA
- a CDS encoding YegS/Rv2252/BmrU family lipid kinase, which yields MPIERPGACLLAREEILSRLDVTAAVEEVRRSSVALDIRTPPSPDALKESIPRAIEEGASRIVVAGGDGTLNAAVDALMGAGLGGQASLGLLPLGTANDFAKSARIPASDLAEALTLACVGQATAIDVGHVNGSYFVNTASLGFGARVTATTPQDMKKLLGGTAYSIMGLVHAFQAEPHEGRLTLPCGETIEAHFLIMVVGNGRFAGGGFDVAPRASLTDGLLDIALITETATESIGTLLDELSDPAHPENEHVYYRQVPGFTLETTNPLHVTLDGEPTTGSRFEFRCSPQALSMVLGADPLTARQTTA from the coding sequence ATGCCGATAGAACGTCCCGGTGCATGCCTGCTGGCACGCGAGGAGATCCTCTCCCGGCTGGATGTGACGGCTGCGGTGGAAGAGGTGCGGCGCTCCTCCGTCGCGCTCGATATCCGCACGCCTCCGAGCCCCGACGCGCTCAAGGAGTCCATCCCCCGCGCGATCGAAGAGGGCGCCAGCCGGATCGTTGTGGCCGGCGGCGACGGCACTCTCAATGCTGCGGTCGATGCACTGATGGGAGCAGGCTTGGGCGGACAGGCATCGCTCGGGCTCTTGCCGCTCGGTACAGCCAACGACTTCGCGAAGAGTGCCCGCATCCCCGCGAGCGACCTTGCCGAAGCACTCACTCTCGCCTGTGTCGGCCAAGCGACCGCGATCGACGTCGGACACGTGAACGGAAGCTATTTCGTGAATACGGCCAGCCTCGGCTTCGGAGCACGCGTCACGGCGACCACGCCGCAGGACATGAAGAAACTCTTAGGCGGCACGGCCTATTCCATCATGGGACTCGTACACGCATTCCAAGCGGAGCCCCACGAAGGACGGCTTACGCTGCCGTGCGGCGAGACGATCGAGGCGCATTTCCTGATCATGGTGGTCGGCAACGGCCGTTTCGCAGGCGGAGGGTTTGACGTGGCCCCACGGGCCAGTCTGACCGATGGCCTACTCGATATTGCGTTGATCACCGAAACGGCAACCGAGTCGATCGGCACTCTGCTGGATGAGCTGAGTGATCCAGCCCACCCCGAGAACGAGCACGTCTACTATCGGCAAGTCCCCGGCTTCACGCTCGAAACAACGAACCCGCTCCACGTCACGCTGGATGGGGAGCCCACCACCGGATCCCGGTTCGAATTTCGATGCAGCCCTCAGGCCCTGTCCATGGTCTTGGGCGCAGACCCTTTGACCGCCAGGCAGACGACAGCTTGA